From the Coprobacter tertius genome, one window contains:
- a CDS encoding plasmid mobilization protein, with protein sequence MKENKKNGRPKVEAIRQKSRIVSTRLTADELILVTQRAEQAGVKLSRYAREMLLKGKIVQRITPEDAKTLRLLANEANNINQLAHKANAEGYEPMMKVNAYLAVKINDIIKRLSDDWKNNKRR encoded by the coding sequence ATGAAGGAAAACAAGAAGAACGGACGTCCGAAAGTTGAAGCCATCCGGCAAAAATCCCGGATAGTCTCTACACGCCTGACGGCAGACGAATTGATATTGGTAACGCAACGGGCGGAACAGGCGGGAGTAAAACTCAGCCGATATGCCAGAGAGATGCTTTTGAAAGGGAAGATCGTACAACGCATAACCCCCGAAGACGCAAAAACGTTACGTCTGCTTGCCAATGAAGCCAACAATATCAACCAGCTCGCACATAAAGCCAATGCCGAAGGCTACGAGCCGATGATGAAAGTAAACGCTTATCTGGCGGTAAAAATAAACGACATCATAAAACGACTCTCCGATGATTGGAAAAATAACAAAAGGCGGTAG
- a CDS encoding relaxase/mobilization nuclease domain-containing protein codes for MIGKITKGGSFKGCVKYVLDKEKAELLFADGVLLGSDENIINGFETQRQLKPEISKPVGHISLSFSPQDAPRLSDKALIRLAQEYLKEMGIDNTQYIIVRHNDARHPHCHIVFNRIDNEGKLINDKNDFYRNGQVTKKLKEKYGLTFGKGKMQVNRNKLKEPDKTKYQIH; via the coding sequence ATGATTGGAAAAATAACAAAAGGCGGTAGTTTCAAAGGGTGCGTAAAATACGTGTTGGATAAAGAGAAAGCCGAACTGCTCTTTGCTGACGGCGTACTGCTCGGAAGTGACGAAAACATAATCAACGGTTTTGAAACCCAACGCCAATTGAAACCCGAAATTTCAAAACCTGTCGGTCATATCTCCTTGAGTTTTTCACCCCAAGACGCCCCTCGTTTATCAGATAAAGCGCTTATCAGGTTAGCACAGGAATATCTGAAAGAGATGGGAATCGACAACACGCAATATATTATCGTAAGACATAACGATGCCCGGCATCCGCATTGCCATATCGTTTTTAATCGGATCGACAATGAGGGAAAACTGATCAACGACAAAAACGATTTTTACCGCAACGGGCAGGTTACGAAAAAGCTGAAAGAAAAATACGGGCTGACTTTCGGAAAAGGAAAAATGCAAGTGAATCGAAACAAACTCAAAGAACCGGACAAGACAAAATACCAGATACACC